The Lolium rigidum isolate FL_2022 chromosome 1, APGP_CSIRO_Lrig_0.1, whole genome shotgun sequence region TCAGTTAATCCGCCCAGTTGGTTAATGTAACTTAATGTGCACACAAGAGCATATCTGAAAGGCTGAGAATCAAAATAGTTTCTCATAGGAAAGATGTCAGGTTTGCATGTATAAGACTGAACCTTGCTATCGAGTTGCATGTGTAAGACTGAATTTCGTTGTCTGGTACTTGTGAATAAGATGCGAAAAAATGCATCCAAGTTGTGCATTACTTTGTTGGAATTTCCGTAACTTAGCACATGAATGTTCCATATATCCTTTATGATGACTTAGATCAATCTCGCACTCCGTCAGATATAAGACTGAATTTTGCTATCTGGTTCTTGTGATAATAAGCATGTAGGCAAATAGATCCAGATTGTCCGTTATTTTGGTGGATTTTCGCAGCTTAGCATGTGAAATATATAGTCCATATTTTTTTACTGGTGGTGACTTGGATCAACTTTTTTTGCCCTTGGTATGAATCTTCGTAGACTTCACTCTCCAGTATTTTTGACAAATGCAGGAAAAATTTGCCAAAAAAACTTGAATTTTGATTTCCCTCCACCAAGAACAGAATAATTAATGCATTAACAGTTGTTTCCTAAGACTACACGTGTATTGCACGTGCCAGATTACTAGTGAGCTTCAACAATCCACCGGCATGTATGTTAATTATTCTAAATCCTTGATGTGTATGGTTTCTATGATGCGTTTGAGTCATCAACATTTGCTAAAGTTTCCGTAGGAAAATTTCTTACTTTGCACAAATAATTTCTCATCATACTCAGGTGTTGTGGCTTAACCAAGAGCAATTGAAGCAAGAATGGGTAATCCGGAAGTTTGAATATCGATCATCCCATTGAAGCGTGGAAGTTCAGTTTGCTCTTTTAAACCTTTGGTGCTGGTTTCAGTTTGGGTCTTATTCTATAGTATCTGATATGGGACAAAGAATTTCCTACGAAAATTGCTTAGGTTGTACAAAGAATTTCTCATCATACTGAGTTGTTCTTCAAAACTGATTGCTTCATTTTGCGGTGACATGAATAGAGCCCGAAGCAAGAGGAAGTGAAGCAGGACATAGAGATGTGGAAGTTTGAATATGGAGCAAATCCCTTCATTCATAATGTTTGTTATAAAAAACTTTAGTATGAAGCTACATACTAATCTACCCCATTCTGGAGCAAATCCCTTCATTCATAATGTTTGTTATAAAAAGGCCATTTCACCTTATCGTATGCTTTCTCAAAGTCGATTTTAAATAACACCACATCCATCTTCTTAGTATGtagctcatgaattgtttcatgaagTATGACTACCCCTTCAAAAATATTTCTACCTGGCATGAAGGCTGATTGAGTTGGCTTTAtaactcttggggcaatccccgagaTTCGATTCATACCAACTTTAGTGAATATCTTAAAACATACATTTAGCAAATAAATAGGtctatattattttattttgactGCATTCTCTTTCTTGGGTAGTAATGTGATAACACCAAAGTTTAGTTTGTAAAGGGGCAAATCCCCTTTGGTAAAATGTGAAAACAAAGCCATCAGATCACCCTTTATTACTTTCCAATTTTTTTTGATATAACTCAGCTGGAAAGCCATCTGGTCTAGGAGCTTTATTCAGTTCCATCTGAGAAATTTCCTCAAGAACCTCCTCTTCCGTAAAAGGCGCCGTCAAGATCTCATTCTCAATTGATGAAATTTGCGTAATATCATGGATCTCATCTTCAACTAAAGAAATATTGGTTGGTGCCGGTGCCCCAAATAATTTCTTATAGAATTCAGTAATATAGACCTTCaaattatcttccccaacaatagtcCCCTCTTGTTGCTCTAATTGTAAAAAAAATTGATGTTTACCATTCGCTATTAAgtgaaaatatctcgtattatTCCCCCTTCCTTAATATGCTTAACTTTCGCTCTCTGAGCCTATTTagactcctcttctcttcttaattTGTTCAGACTATCATTTGTCTTTTTTAATTCTTCCCTTTCATTTGTATTCAAAAGATTTGTTTCCGCTTTCAAGATGATCAATGATATTTAACaatctctcttttttttcttatactttccactttgattttttgcccatcCCTTAAGGAATCTTCTTATATGTCTTAACTTATTCAACCAAATCTCCATCGGACTAGCTCCCCCTATAAATGAGTTCCACTCCTTTACTACCATATCAAAAAAAACACTCTTGTCGCAACCAATGTagatcaaaagagaattttgctTGGTTACCCAGATGTGCTTTCACCCCTGAATCAATAAGTATTGGAGTATGATCAGAATCAACTCTAGTTAAAGCTCTTACAGTCACCAAAGGAAATATTTGTTCCCACGAGATTGATGCTAGTACTCTATCTAACTTCTCATATGTAGGTTCTTCTCTCCTACTTGCCCATGTAAATTGTCTCCCAGTGAGAGCAATTTCACGCAAGTTCAAATGCTCAATGattgcattaaaaacaaaaggACAACAcgctttgaaattatcattattttcCCCTCCCACTTACgtataatattgaaatcacccctaccaacataggtaatgtttcgGATTCACAAGTTCTCACTAATTCCGATAACAATTCCGCTTTGTGCaagtcttgggcagccccatataCCGGCATCATAACCATTCAAATCCATCTCTCTTACATTTAATATAAAGCTTAACACAGAAATCTCCCGTACATACCTTTAACACTTGTAGCGTATCGGATtttattcccactagaataccccCTGAGCGACCATGTGGTGGTAAGAAAAACCAAGAGAAAATATATCCCGCAGCTAATTGGTTCAAAAAAGGAATCGATAAATTAGATCTCCGAGTCTCCAACAAAGCTATGAAGTCTAATTTATGTTCCCAAATTGCCTTTTTGATAAACAAATGCTTAGCAGTATCACCAAAACCTCTTGGATTCCAGTTAATACCTTTTAGATTCTGCATTATGAAAATTGTTTCTTAATTCTTTTCCTATTACTTTTGCAAATATTGCTAGTATCATATACTTTTCTCGTGTCTAATTTTCTTTACCTTGACCACTGGTTTAAGATGTTCCAAGTGATCATCTAAATCCAGTGGGATATCATCATGCTCAATCAAATCCTCACAAAGGGTGGATACTTTTGACAATACAAGGTCTCCAGACCTTCCTCCTTATGCTCAATCTCaatctttttttttcaaaatcgtTAAGATTCATTCAGCTTCCACCATTTTAAGCCCTTTGATAGATTTTCCTATCTCTCCTGCTGAATTTCCTAAGGATCTACCTAAACGATCCGCTCTCTTAACTATCTTAGAATCTGGAATATTAATAATAGAATGCATGGGGATCGCCAACTGACCTGAAGTGAATGACTCGTCACGCAACTGCGCCTTCTTCATCGCCTTTTCCAGCTGAGGCATGTCTGCATTAGGCTGACCACCCAGCCGGGTACTCGACCTCACTCCAATAGTGGGCTTTGGAATTCCCCCAAATACGATAACCTCCTCTGTAGAAGGACAATGAGATACAGTATCATTCTCAACTAAAGACATAGATAGAGTGGGCATAGCACTGTTAGATGATTTCTTAAAAGAGATAGATGACTCACCAGTAGTCTTCATAGATGAGGCATTCCTCATCCTGCCCTGAAGATCAACTGTACTCTTCTCCCCTTTCTTCTCAAACAAAGCACTTCCCATAGCATCCTTCGTATTTTTTTCCAAAGGACCAATCATAATGGGATCCAAACAAGGACCTGCATCATTAATATCACTCCCATGAGATACACAATGTGAAATATTACTTACATACATAGTCCAAAATCAACAGCGGTATTATTAAAATTCAAATCATGAAAAAACACACCGTTTCCCCCAGCATTACCGTGGGCATACAATCCCCCGATCATCCAAAACCGGCCCCATCATTGGCTTATCATGTGCCCAATGATTGGCACTGTCCTCATGGATAGCAGCTGTGGCAGCATCGTCAACAGGCCAGATCTTCTGTGCAAAGGAGAAGTAAACAGCGGCCTGGAATCCATATGAACGGCCACAGCCAATCCCGCCTCGGGTGCGATGCCGCTGCGCCGCTGGTCCCCGGCAGTTCTCCTGTGTATGGTGATCCACTTCCAGCCGTGGCGTTTCACTCTCTCGCTAGTTCCTTCTTGTTTATctccatcacaagatttagctagCTATATACAACGTACTTGGTTGGTGGGAATTAATACTAGGGCTGGGATTTAAAGAGTTGTGCGTCCCACAATTTGTTGAGATTTAGTCGGGTTTTTTTCCGTTGGTGTGATTTTAGGTCTGGCTCTTTTGATCTACGTGTTTCATCTTTGGGGAAGGTTGCTACTCTGGTGCATTGGTTTTTTGGGGCCTTGGCATAACGATTTTTTCGtttatctactacaacaagctctacaacgACAAGCTTTGCACGACACTGGTGATGGAGGGTTTATGACGGCGGCGCATCTTTGGCTCGCGCTAGTGTGTGTGGTACTCGTTAGATGGTCTAAAGACCTAtttgtagattttttttgttttggttcTTTGTACTACGGTAGATAATTATTAATAAATTGGTGGCCTTTTTCGTAAAAAACCTAGGGATAGCAAAGTGGCAAGAAAATTCAGTACGATAGGCAATCAAGAAATTTCTCAATATGTATCTCGTTCAGATATCACAAAGCAAATTAGACTCTATATAACAAACTGAGAAGGTAAATTTACATATTTCGACGAGTGCTATGTATATCTtaatcaaaatcaaagctctctaGTAGTGACAATGTCTATAAACAGAATTTTCATGAAAAGAACAATGTTCTTGTGCTAGACTGACAACACTATGACTTGTAAAACCACTTCGTGTATACATACACCTTGAATGGTTAAATGTTGATCTATTCCCTGAAAATCAAGAATTCATGTGATCATTCAGATCTGAGAGGAGTTGAGGTTTACGCTCATCAACCCCCTAACGGTATCAGGAACAacattagagcatgtctaacagaccccttaaaagggccaaacccgtataataaccgccgaaatAAGGGATTGGgcgctacccggccgtctagcagaccccgtaaaacaggcCCCCGTATCGATTTTTTAtagttttggctacggggcggctcttcgccccttacttgtacgggacgggaggctgaatacagggccaacccctcatcccatttcactatggtgcgcggacatttcagaattcccaaccgttttccccgcaccgccgccatagccacccgcgcgccgccgcaaaAAATAGAATATTCCGCATGATTCTGTTTtatggggtggggatacggggtctgctagctcggatgaGTTTTCGGCCGACGAAAAgtaaatacagggccctctactcgcgttttaaggggcagaAAAATAAGGGacatgttagacatgctcttacagaCTTACGGTCCATAGATTTTAAGGTTATGGCCCACTACAGAAAATTCAGCATACATAATATTGAAATTTAGAGCAGGGAAATGGAGAGTAATCAGTTAATCCGCCCAGTTGGTTAATGTAACTTAATGTGCACACAAGAGCATATCTGAAAGGCTGAGAATCAAAATAGTTTCTCATAGGAAAGATGTCAGGTTTGCATGTATAAGACTGAACCTTGCTATCGAGTTGCATGTGTAAGACTGAATTTCGTTGTCCGGTACTTGTGAATAAGATGCGAAAAAATGCATCCAAGTTGTGCATTACTTTGTTGGAATTTCCGTAACTTAGCACATGAATGTTCCATATATCCTTTATGATGACTTAGATCAATCTCGCACTCCGTCAGATATAAGACTGAATTTTGCTATCTGGTTCTTGTGATAATAAGCATGTAGGCAAATAGATCCAGATTGTCCGTTATTTTGGTGGATTTTCGCAGCTTAGCATGTGAAATATATAGTCCATATTTTTTTACTGGTGGTGACTTGGATCAACTTTTTTTGCCCTTGGTATGAATCTTCGTAGACTTCACTCTCCAGTATTTTTGACAAATGCAGGAAAAATTTGCCAAAAAAACTTGAATTTTGATTTCCCTCCACCAAGAACAGAATAATTAATGCATTAACGAGTTGTTTCCTAAGACTACACGTGTATTGCACGTGCCAGATTACTAGTGAGCTTCAACAATCCACCGGCATGTATGTTAATTATTCTAAATCCTTGATGTGTATGGTTTCTATGATGCGTTTGAGTCATCAACATTTGCTAAAGTTTCCGTAGGAAAATTTCTTACTTTGCACAAATAATTTCTCATCATACTCAGGTGTTGTGGCTTAACCAAGAGCAATTGAAGCAAGAATGGGTAATCCGGAAGTTTGAATATCGATCATCCCATTGAAGCGTGGAAGTTCAGTTTGCTCTTTTAAACCTTTGGTGCTGGTTTCAGTTTGGGTCTTATTCTATAGTATCTGATATGGGACAAAGAATTTCCTACGAAAATTGCTTAGGTTGTACAAAGAATTTCTCATCATACTGAGTTGTTCTTCAAAACTGATTGCTTCATTTTGCGGTGACATGAATAGAGCCCGAAGCAAGAGGAAGTGAAGCAGGACATAGAGATGTGGAAGTTTGAATATGGATCAAGCTATTGAAGCATGGGACTTCAGTTTGCTCGTTTGGTGCTGGTTACATTTTGGGTCTTATTCCATATCTGATATGGGAGTCTTAGTTAGGATCCTTTGCTCTTTTTGTGTATAGCTTATCTGAttgttggtcagggcaagatatggtCATGAAATTGTTTAAGCTTTTGCTCCTTCAGTTATTTTGTTACTAGCTTTATGAGACTGGTCCATGCAACTTCCTTTGTGGTAGAAAAACGACCCCCGTCGCTCTTGCCTAGGGCGATGCGGGGGTGATCTACCTGCCAATCCTAGCGCCGCCGCGTGCATTTCCTCCCCCGCGCCGCCACCGGAGGAAGCTACCGGGCAGAGCCCACGCGGCCAACGGCGGCCGAGCGTCTCCTCGCGACTTCCTCAGATTCCGGGACGGCGGATCTGGGCGTGGTGCGGTGATGCGCCGGCGTGCGGGCCTCCGGGCTTGGCGGGCAGCGTCGCAACCCAACGACCGGTGGTGGTTGTCACTGGCGGCGTGCCATGCCGGTGGCAGAGGTGCGGGTTGGGACGGGTCAATTGGGTGCAAACCCTAGGTCGGTTTCTCCTTGCTCTCTCCGTGGTGTCGGCTGTCGGCGGTGGAGGGCAGGCTATTGGGCTGCTGCGTTACGCAGGCGTGGTCTTGTCTTCGTACTTTGATCTGCGCTTGGTGTCGCCATCATTGCCTCGGCCAGCGTGGGATGGTCGGCGTCGTTGGGGCCTGACCTAAATAAATgtggcggtcctagggtttctcttgtgtGGAGATGAAAGGCTGCCTGAATCCTGTCATTCTTgacctggccggagtgttgagtttcggaaggctctgtCGACGAATGTAACAGTGAACATATTGTGTGGAGTTTGctagatcgggtggtattcggttatgtgtacccatgcttttattccgaccgattggttttgGAGAGAGCGGCGCGAAGCTTAGGTGACAATTTCGcatggattggaggactagcaatggaggttcaagtctctgcgttGTTCAGACACTTTCTTGGTATTCCGGGCTTCGCAACAAtaatatgaaagtgggggcggcgacATAGATGAAATTCAGAGTCTtgcctttcaggatgaaaatccaaggtccggccttaatgcatgacaatgttcttgttgaaggcgctGTTTTGAAAGCgatgactatcttcagggtgaaaacctaagatcattGTTCGGGCGACGATCATTGATCGGGAGACGACGGCGCTTgtacattgttcccttcttggaggcgtcgcttttggatagCCTAAAGTtcaagtgttgtcttggtggtagaTGTATTATTGTTGCTAGGGCTgaaatactgtagcgggacttttatttcttagtttccttttattttattttttgttgtgtgcatccTGACTATTATTAGGGTATTACGTTGCTGCAGATGATGGGTGTATTTGGTATCTtcaaatattaatatattctttttatcgaaaaaaacttcCTTTGCACGGCAAAAATGCTTCATATGTTCATAGTAGTATCAAATCGCTCCTGGGATCCATGAATGTCTGTGCTTATACTAATTTGTATAAGCACAATAATATCGTAGCCCAGGCTCAAAGCAGAGTAGCTGGCGAGAAAAACTGCAGCATTTCCGGCAATGTCCCGGCCAAACATGAGCCTGCCCACCAGAAGGGAACATGTAATTTATACTTCTTTGAACCAAATGTCGTCAACGAGTTAGTACTACACCAGCTATGTTTCTTCCTCTCTTTAACATggcaaaaatgaaaatgaaaaaagaagAACCCCATCCCAGATCTTGCTATAGCAGCAGTATCTTGCCTCTAAAGAAGAATGGAAAATGCAGGGAGAGATCTGCTTAGTGGTGCCTGGGATTATGGCCCCTGGGGCCATAGTAATCAACATGGATGTCAGGCATCCCGTGCCTATTTTTCTCTTCAGAGATGGTCTCGCCCAATTCATCCGATGATGCCTCACCATCAGCCTTGATCACCACCCCTTTGTCCACAGATTTCTGTAACCGATCGAAGAGTGCGGCATGACTTAGTAGACCGATCCAAACAAAAGCAACATCAGAGATGAGTGTAGAAATCACTTACATTGAGCACCTTGTTGCTGAGTGCTGCCTGGCTCCCTGCATCCAACCTGATACCCTGGGCTGTTGCTACCATCAGGAGCAGAACCAAGGCAGCTGCAGCAAGCGGCAAGCATGCCTTCACCATCTGGTATCTGTGTAAGGATCTTGAATGACTTGAGTACAGACTTCAGACAATAGAGCTTCAAGTCTTCAACTCAGCTCAGCTGGAATGGAACTGTGACTCAGTGAGGAGAAGCTGTGGACTCTGATGCCTGAAGAACCATTTGACCCTGAGACCATATATACCCAGACACACAACTTCGGTCAAGGACACCACCCTGGGCCCACCAAGTGATTGGCGTACTCATGTCTGCAATGAAGGGTCTACCTGAAGTACCAATGCAGGAATGTTGGCCGTTGTTTATGCCATCTCTGCCACCCCTTTAGACAAGTGTGTCTGCCCCAACTATGGAACCATGTTTAGGACATTGGACCCTGGATTAGGTGCATAATGCCATGGGAGGATGGGATTAAGAATTTCTGTCAAGTGCTTCTCAAGTTATAGTGGACATCTGTTCCTGGAAATTTGCCTGCATGTCTCCCAAGAAACGCACAGGACTGCGTATGTTTGATCGTGCATTCCTCCAAAAAGGTGCCCGGAAACTGGTTGAATTGGGTAGTTAAATGGAATGCAAAAAAGTTGGAATAGTTTAACGGGAAGGGCCAGCGATCTATGCAGTTGGGCGTTGTTCTTGCGCTTTTCATACCCTTATCACTTATCAGGTAATACTTTGCTCGTCTGTGTTCAGCTCTGTGCTTCTGTGTACTTTATGACCTGTCAACTGAAAATTCATGAGACACAGGAGACAGTGAACTCGCCACAATTTAAAACAATAAAGCTGCAGTGACACTCTCCAACAATTGTATTTACAGAGCAAATAGGGAAATATGTGACGAAGTGAGCCTGGGTTCCAGCCACTAAGAATTGCTCACAAGTGTGAGCTCATGTTTGTTGGTTTAATTACCAACAAGAATTGTAACCACTGTCTCAGCAATGGTTAACAACTAAGAACAATGAGGTGCCAACATGACTACATACAATTAGAGCTCAACAACACGGCATAGTACTCCGATCACAGCACAAGAATGATGTTATTGGCTTCCCAGGAGTACCCTGAGGCTATTGAGCCCATCAGCAGATATGCTCCTTGCCACCCTACCAGGCCGATTTACTCTGATCTGAGGCGGCGCCACCAGGTGAAAAGAAACCAACACTGCAGTTAGGTTGTCTGTGGCTCCCCGCCTTATTGCCTCCTCGACGATTTCCTTGCAGCACAGCTTCACGTCATTGTGCTCTTGGAGACGCCTCCGTGCAAAATCCACGGCATTTTGGTTTGAGTAGACATCCCAGATCCCATCGCTGCCGATGATCAAGAACTCGTCGTCCTTTGTCAGTGTGGTCATCTTGACCTCTGGTTCAGCACTCAGGGGCCTGCTCCAGGCCTATCTGTTTCTTTCATTCCCTCAAGATGCCAGTCACCAAGGGCTCTAGTGACTCCTAACAGACCATTCAGGTAACCATCATCCACATAGGCACCAAGTGACTCTACCCGCATTTTTTCACTCAGGCTGCATGGCCTGTGATCCGTCGACATCTCCATTGCAATACCACACCGGGAAAGAACTGCTCTGCAATCACCGGCATTGGCAACCAGAAGGGACCTGCACTAGACATAATAATGGTTAGTATTGGTCACTTGGAATGCCAATTGGTAGTGTAGTTTACAGGtaaaagaaaacagcaaaaaataAGATGACCTTAAGTTGGACAAACGTcagcaatattatgcttttagaaATATCTTCTGGAATAGACAAAGATGTGTAAATATAAATCATATGCTTGGGACGCAGATTCAAAATATTCAGAATCCTCTAGTATAACATATTTGCTGAACATGCAAGGTGATCTACACAGCACagaaacaatataaatatcatggtACCAGTTCACCATGCATTTTCATTCTATGTCCATAGAAAAATGTACCTTATGAATCAATCCATTTAAAAGATGCTGAACAATGAGACTTTGTATGGAAACCAAATGTATTACAGGCATATCTTATGGTATTAATGACCAACTCAATCAAAGATGCAATTAAAAAGGGAGAACCATAGTTATATGTGCCACAAAACTACCTTCCAAAAATCATTGCTGTAAGTGCTGTTGTGCCGGATGACAGAGCTCTGTGGTGAGAGCATTTATCAGCAAACTGATTATCTATCTGCACAAAGGATCTGCTCACTACTTTCTCAAGCTCAAGAGGAAAATCAGCATCTTCAACAATGACCCTTGGTAAGTTATCACGAACAAAATGGGCAGCATCTTTTCCACCGTGCCCATCAAAGACCTAGAAATTGGAACTGTCAAAACTTAACTTACactaaaataatatattttgatTCACAAAAGGAGAACAATTAAAATGATGACCACGTAATAAAAAAAGGAACTCTATAAGTACTACAGTTACACTCTGAGCTCCGCAACACACACTGCATTCTGCAAATGAACTATGATTCTATGAAGATA contains the following coding sequences:
- the LOC124685144 gene encoding LOW QUALITY PROTEIN: probable protein phosphatase 2C 54 (The sequence of the model RefSeq protein was modified relative to this genomic sequence to represent the inferred CDS: inserted 1 base in 1 codon) — encoded protein: MESVCENTTTADFKQSNFANFLPNVRSGGWSDIGSRQYMEDTHVCIADLAKSVGYQTVDTEVVSFYGVFDGHGGKDAAHFVRDNLPRVIVEDADFPLELEKVVSRSFVQIDNQFADKCSHHRALSSGTTALTAMIFGRSLLVANAGDCRAVLSRCGIAMEMSTDHRPCSLSEKMRVESLGAYVDDGYLNGLLGVTRALGDWHLEGMKETDRPGAGPXSAEPEVKMTTLTKDDEFLIIGSDGIWDVYSNQNAVDFARRRLQEHNDVKLCCKEIVEEAIRRGATDNLTAVLVSFHLVAPPQIRVNRPGRVARSISADGLNSLRVLLGSQ